A single window of Salvia splendens isolate huo1 chromosome 6, SspV2, whole genome shotgun sequence DNA harbors:
- the LOC121806369 gene encoding beta-ureidopropionase-like, producing the protein MAAESGKTDLAEDGSVAGFDSLHRLLQSSLPPHLFQEASRLLIGLNCGKTLDSVALPDPAKSLSLNHDFDLQAFSFRADSESLREPRCVRVGLIQNSIALPTTEPFLDQKRGIFQKLTPIIEAAGASGVNILCLQEAWTMPFAFCTREKKWCEFAEPIDGESTKFLQEFARRYNMVIVSPILERDVNHGEILWNTAVIIGNNGNIIGKHRKNHIPRVGDFNESTYYMEGNTGHPVFETAYGKIAVNICYGRHHPLNWLAFGLNGAEIVFNPSATVGELSEPMWPIEARNAAIANSYFVCSINRVGTEHFPNPFTSGDGKPQHTDFGHFYGSSYISAPDSSCTPSLSRHKDGLLISDMDLNLCRQLKDKWGYRMTARYEIYADLFARYVKPDFEPQVITDPLLNKKTL; encoded by the exons ATGGCTGCAGAAAGCGGCAAAACTGATTTAGCTGAAGACGGTTCTGTCGCTGGATTCGATTCTCTGCACCGCCTCCTCCAATCTTCCCTTCCTCCCCACCTTTTTCAG GAAGCTAGCCGATTGCTGATTGGGCTAAACTGTGGAAAAACGCTTGATTCTGTTGCTCTTCCCGATCCCGCCAAATCTCTTTCTCTAAACCATGATTTTGATCTTCAG GCATTTTCGTTTCGTGCTGATAGCGAATCACTGAGGGAACCTCGCTGTGTTAGGGTGGGTCTGATTCAGAATTCTATAGCTCTGCCAACTACTGAACCATTTCTTGATCAGAAACGGGGCATCTTTCAGAAATTGACACCGATCATTGAAGCTGCAGGTGCTTCTGGAGTCAACATATTATGTTTGCAG GAGGCTTGGACGATGCCATTTGCATTCTGCACTCGTGAGAAGAAATGGTGTGAGTTTGCAGAGCCAATAGATGGAGAATCGACAAAATTCCTTCAGGAGTTTGCTCGGAGGTacaacatggttatagtgagcCCTATCCTTGAAAGGGATGTGAACCATGGGGAGATACTCTGGAACACTGCTGTAATAATTGGAAATAATGGGAACATAATCGGGAAGCACAGGAAG AATCATATACCTAGAGTTGGGGACTTCAATGAAAGCACATACTATATGGAAGGAAATACCGGGCATCCTGTGTTTGAGACGGCTTATGGAAAGATTGCTGTCAATATATGTTATGGAAGACACCATCCTCTTAACTGGTTAGCTTTCGGCTTAAATGGTGCGGAGATAGTTTTTAACCCATCTGCAACTGTGGGTGAACTTAGTGAACCAATGTGGCCCATCGAG GCACGTAATGCAGCCATAGCAAACAGTTACTTTGTATGTTCAATCAATCGTGTTGGGACTGAACATTTCCCGAATCCATTCACCTCCGGAGATGGGAAGCCACAACATACAGATTTTGGACACTTCTATGGTTCCAGCTACATATCAGCGCCCGATTCCTCCTGCACGCCATCTCTATCCCGCCACAAGGATGGCTTGCTGATATCGGACATGGATCTCAACCTCTGCCGGCAACTGAAGGACAAGTGGGGTTACCGCATGACTGCCCGATATGAGATTTATGCAGATCTGTTTGCTCGTTATGTGAAGCCCGATTTCGAACCCCAAGTCATAACTGATCCACTGTTGAACAAGAAAACCCTCTAG
- the LOC121806375 gene encoding uncharacterized protein LOC121806375 isoform X1, producing MEAQSSREPDPSALTTRLRPRPDPFLITCRCFSVITALAAILCIAVNILSAVQSFKNGSDIFDGIFRCYTVVIASFVVVAETEWEFIMKFSKILEYWAGRGMLQIFVAVMTRAYPEYLKDHAELFLLQSISSYLLLACGVVYIISGMCCIGMVKRARQKKEISREQAIKDLEELEQRREELESLLVPEA from the exons ATGGAGGCGCAGAGTTCTCGAGAGCCTGACCCATCCGCCCTCACCACCCGGCTCCGTCCGAGGCCCGATCCCTTCCTCATCACCTGCCGCTGCTTCAGCGTCATCACTGCTCTCGCCGCCATTCTCTGCATCGCCGTCAACATCCTCTCCGCCGTCCAATCTTTCAAGAACGGATCTGAT ATATTCGATGGGATATTCCGGTGTTACACGGTGGTCATTGCCTCGTTTGTGGTTGTTGCTGAGACTGAGTGGGAATTCATCATGAAGTTCTCCAAG ATCCTCGAGTACTGGGCAGGCAGAGGGATGCTGCAGATCTT TGTTGCAGTGATGACCCGAGCTTACCCTGAGTATTTAAAGGACCATGCCGAGCTTTTTCTTCTCCAAAGTATCTCTAGCTACCTGCTTCTTGCATGTGGTGTGGTTTACATTATATCA GGAATGTGCTGCATTGGCATGGTGAAACGTGCTCGCCAGAAAAAAGAAATCTCCAGAGAGCAAGCAATAAAGGATCTTGAG
- the LOC121806375 gene encoding uncharacterized mitochondrial protein AtMg00810-like isoform X2 — MSLSQQKYAIDLMKETGLLGTKPVDTPMEVNPSVWDDSGEFLEDKAKYRRLVGKLIYLTVTRSDISFAVGLVSRFLDKPKQVQWDASIRILQYIKKSPGKGLLFKKNGHLKIEGYSDADYAGSKSDRKYTFGYCTYLGGNLVTWRSKKQHTVARSSAEAEYRAMAHTATKMIGVKNLLGELGFTFN, encoded by the coding sequence ATGTCTCTATCTCAGCAAAAGTATGCTATAGATTTAATGAAAGAAACTGGACTACTTGGAACAAAGCCTGTTGATACTCCTATGGAGGTTAATCCAAGTGTTTGGGATGATAGTGGAGAATTCTTGGAGGATAAAGCTAAGTATAGACGTCTAGTTGGAAAACTTATCTACTTGACAGTAACAAGGTCTGATATTTCCTTTGCTGTTGGTTTAGTCAGTCGTTTTCTGGATAAGCCTAAGCAAGTTCAATGGGATGCTTCTATTCGAATTCTTCAATATATCAAGAAATCTCCCGGCAAAGGATTGTTATTTAAAAAGAATGGTCATCTAAAAATTGAAGGATATTCTGATGCTGATTATGCTGGTTCTAAGTCTGATAGAAAGTATACTTTTGGATATTGCACCTATTTGGGAGGAAACCTAGTAACTTGGCGAAGTAAGAAACAACATACTGTTGCGAGATCGTCTGCCGAGGCCGAGTATAGAGCTATGGCTCATACTGCTACTAAGATGATTGGAGTCAAGAATCTACTTGGAGAATTGGGGTTCACTTTCAATTAA